CGGGGGTGTGGTCGAGCATCCAGCGCAGGCGGGGCGCGGAGAAGTAGGTGGTGAGAGGGAGACCGCAGAGGTCGACGAAGCGGTCCGGGCCTTCGTCGCCGGCCAGCTCGGTGATCAGGCGGCTGGTACGGGTGTCCTGCCAGACGACGGCGTGACCGATCGGCTGACCGGTCCGGCGGTCCCAGAGCAGGCTGGTCTCGCGCTGGTTGGTGATGCCGATGGCAACGATCTGGGACGGTGCCGCGCCGATCTGCCGGACGGCGGCGGGGACGACGCGGGTGACGTTGCGCCAGATCTCGGCGGCGTCGTGCTCGACCCAGCCGGGCTTGGGGAAGTACTGCTTGTGCTCGCGCTGGGCGACCGAGACGAGCCGGCCGCGACGGTCGAAGAGGATGCAGCGCGTGGAGTTGGTGCCCTGGTCGACGGCCGCGACGTACTGCTCAGCCATCAGCCGTCGTCTCGGAGGTCGCGGCCGATGGCCTCGGCGGTGGCGCGCACCATGGTGACCAGGTCGGTGCGGTGGCGCAGGCGGGTGTCGCAGATCCGCTCGATCCGGCCGGTGAGGCCGACGGCGCCGACGACGAGACCGCCCAGGCCGCGGATCGGCGCGGCGATGCCGGCCAGTTCGACGGTGTGCTCCTCGAACTCACCGGCCCAGCCCTTGGCCCGTACGGCGGCCAGTTCGTCGGCCAGCCGGGCGGGCTCGAGGATCGTCCGGGTGGTGAAGGCTTCCAGGGTCTTCGGCTTGGCGGCGCCGCTGGTGTCGAAGGCGAGCACCGCCTTGCCGAGGGCGGTCGCGTGCGGCGGTAGCGTCGTACCGACGTCCAGGTCCTGGTCGCTGTCGTCGGGCCGGAAGACGTGGTGCACGACGACCACCTTGCCCTCGACGAGCCGCCCGACCCGGACCACCTCGCCGCTGCGGGAGGCCAGCGAGTCGGCCCAGTTGATCGCGCGGCTGCGCAGCTCGTTCGGATCGAGGTAGGTCTCGCCGAGCCGTCCGAAGGCGTCGCTCAGGCGGTAGTGCGCGCCGGACCGGTCCTGCTCGACGAAGCCGACCTGGTGCAGCGTACGGACGATCCCGTGCACGGTCGCCTTCGCCAGCCCGAGCGCGTTGCCGAGATCCGCGACGCCCAGGCCGTTCGGGGCAGCGGCGAGCAGGCGCAGCACTGCGGCAGCACGCTCGATCGACTGGACGCTGCCCGGCACACCGGCAGGCTACCGGTGAACAACGCTCAGCGGAGCAGTTCGGCTACTACTCGGTCGCGATCGCTTGCAGGACGTCGAGCCGCGCTGCACGGCGTGACGGCCAGATCGCAGCCAGTACGCCGACAACCGCCGCGACCACGACGGCCGCGACGAGCTGCAGCACCGGTACGTCGAGCACGCCGAGCCCGTCGTCCGCCATCACGTGCTGCACCGCGGCCCCGGCGAACCCACCGACCAGCAGGCCGAGGACCGCGCCGAACAACGCGATCGCGACCGCCTCCACCTGCAGCATCCGCCGGACCTGCGGCCGGTCCATCCCGATCGCGCGCAGCAGCCCGAGCTCGCGGGTCCGCTCGACGACGCCGAGGGCGAGCGTGTTGACCACCCCGAGCAGCGCGATCAGGACGGCGAACCCGAGCAGCGCGCCGACGATGCCGAGGATCCCGTTGATCGGGGCACGCTCGGCCGCGGCGTACGCCTGCTGGTCGCGGACCGCGACCGAGGGGTAGTCCTGGATCGCCCGGGCGACCGCCGGCCCGACGGTCGCCGGATCGGTGCCGTCGGCAACTTCGAGGTAGAGCGTGGCGTCGATCTCGCCGCCTCCGAGCTCGGTGAACTTCGGCAGGCTGGTGAGGACGGCGTCGACCTGGTGGTTCGGCGCGATGACCGCGCCGACGGTCAGCTGGTGCTTGCCGGTGCTCGTGGTGAGGGTGAACGTCTCGCCGACCGCGAGCTCGAGCTGGTTCGCGAGGTTGCGGGGGAGCACGACCTGACCCTGCGCGAGGCTTTCGAGCGATCCGGCGGTGGCAGTGGCCGTGATCGGGCCGTCGAGGGTGCCGTCGGAGACGCCGGCGACGGTGACCGGGCGGTCGTCGACCTCGCCGGCCGACTGGCGGACGCGGTGCACGCCGGAGATGCCCTGCACCGTGGCGAGCTGGTCGCCGACCGCCGTACTGAACGGGCGGTCGCTGGTGACGACCAGCTCGGACGTCCCGATCGCGTCGGCGATGCCCTGGTCGACCGAGGCCTTGGCCGACGAGGCGATCACGAAGAGCCCGCTGACCAGGGCGAGCGAGATCATCAACGCCGACGCCGTGGCCGCCGTACGGCGGGGGTTGCGCTCCGCGTTGCGGCGGCCGAGCACGACGGCGGCCCGGCGGCCGAGCGGGAGCATCAGCCCGCGCACGGCGTACCGGCTGATCAGGGGGAGCGTCATGACCAGGCCGAGCAGCACCAGGGCGGTGGTGAGGCCGACCAGGACCGCGCCCGGCAGGCCGTCGGCCGTGAGCGAGATCAGGAGCAGGAGGACTGCCATCAGCAGCAGGAAGCCGCCGATGACGACCCGGACGACCAGGCTGCGCTCCGGGATCGTCGGGTCGGCGCGCAGAGCGACCACCGGCGAGAGCTTGCCCGCTCTCCGCGCAGCGGGGTAGGCCGCGGCGGTGGTGATGCCCACGCCGAGGAGGTACGACGCGATGATCGTCGCGGGGCTGACCTGGAGCGCCGCCGACGGGATCGCCAGGTCGAGGCGTTGGTACAGGTACTGGATGGCGCCTGCGCCCCCCACTCCGAGCAGGAGTCCCAGTGTCGAGCCAATGACGCCGATCACGAGGGCCTCGGCGAGGACCGTGCCGGTGACCTGGCCGCCGGAGGCGCCGACGGCGCGGAGGAGGGCGAGTTCGCGGCTGCGCTGGGCGACGACCATCGCGAAGGTGTTGACGATCAGGAACGTGCTGACGAACAGGGCCAGACCGGCGAACAGCAGCAGTGCCGCGGTAAGGCCGCCGAAGGTGTCGTCCAGGGCGCTTTCGCCGTCGGCCGTGACCTCGGCCGCGGTGCGGACCTCGACGGTGTCGCCAATGGTTGTCCGGATCGTGCTGCTGACGGCGTCGGGATTCTGGCCGGGCTGCAGCGCGACGCCGATCGAGGTCCAGCCGGGCTTACCGAGGAGCAGGAGCTGGGCGGTCGCGCTGTCGAAGGCGACGAGAGGTGCGCCGGCCGACGTGCCGGACAGGCCGGGGGTGGTGAGACCGGTCAGCGTGGCCGTGACGGCGCGGGCGGGGGTGACGACCTTGACCTTCTGGCCGACCTCGAAGCCCTCGCGGTCGGCGGTGTTGCGGTCGAGGGTGAGCTGCTCGGTGCCCCACGGCTGGGTGCCCTGGAGGAGCTTGAACGGCGCGGTCCGCTCGTCGTGCGGCCAGCTCGTCCCGAAGGTCGCCAGGCTGTAGGTGTCGATCGGTTGGCCGTCCTTGGCCAGGATCTCGACGTCGGGCACCAGCAGTTGGGCGTCGGCCGCAGCGACCCCTGGTACGGCGGCGATGCGGTCGGCGATCTCGATCGAGAGGGTCGGCGTACCGGCGGACAGCGGGGAGGCCGGGGTGACGGTGAGGTCGGCGGTGGCGCCGGCGAAGTTCTTCTTCAGGGCGGCGGAGAGGGTGTCGCTGAAGACCATCGCGCCGCTGACGAAACCGATGCCGAGCAGGACGGCGACCGTGCACAGGACGAACCGCAGCCGGTGCGCGAGCACCGACCGGAGGCCGAGCTTGAGCATCAGCCGGCCTGCGCCTGGGGGTCTGGGGTGGTGCCGTCGCTCGCCTGGCTCGGCCTGCCTGCGCTCGCGGTCGCCTGGGCGGTGCCGGGGGTTTCCAGGCGTTTCATCGTGTCGAGGACGGACTCGGCGGTCGGGTCGACGAGCTCCTCGCGCAGCCGGCCGTCGGCCAGGAACAGCACGCGGTCGGCGTACGCGGCGGCGGTCGGGTCGTGCGTCACCATCACCACGGTCTGGCCGAACTCACGGACCGAGCGGTGCAGGAACGCGAGGACGTCGGCCGAGGCGCGGGAGTCGAGGTTGCCGGTCGGTTCGTCGGCGAAGACCACGTGCGGGCGGGAAGCCAGCGCACGGGCACAGGCGACGCGCTGCTGCTGCCCGCCGGACAGCTCACTGGGCTTGTGGTGCAGGCGGTCCTTCAGCCCGACCGTCTCGACGATCAGGTCGAGCCAGGCCTGGTCCGGCTTGCGGTTGGCCAGGGTGAGCGGGAGCGTGATGTTCTCGAGCGCGGTCAGCGTCGGGACCAGGTTGAACGCCTGAAAGACGAACCCGACGCGGTCTCTCCTGAGGTGGGTGAGGGCCTTCTCGGTGAGCCTGGTCAGGTCGACGTCACCCAGGAAGACCTGCCCGCTGGTCGGCCGATCGAGCCCCGCCAGGCAGTGCAGGAGCGTGGACTTGCCCGACCCCGACGGTCCCATGATCGCGGTGAACCGGCCCTGCCCGAACTGCACGCTGACGTCGGCCAGCGCGTCGATCCGGGTCTCACCGGCGCCGTAGCTCCTGCCGAGCCCGAAGGTGGCGATCGCAACGGCCGGCTGAACGGGTTCCGCGGTCATGGGGGAACGCTAACGTGCGAAGGTTCCTCGGCACCGGACAACCCCGGCCCGGCGCACCCGCCCTCGTGCGGGCCCCGCGGGCGCGCACCTCGGCGTACCGCCTTCTTCCCCCCCACCCAGCGCGCCCCGCACTCGGAGAGTGCGGGGCGCGCTGGGACGTTCTTCCGATCAGGCGTCGATGACCACCGGGATGACGACCGGACGGCGGCGCCAGTGGCGGTAGGTCCAGTTGCCAACGGCGCGGCCGACCAGCTGCTCCAGCTGGCTCGCGTCGCCGATCGCCTCGGAGGCGGCCCGGGCGAGCGCCTCCTCGATCACCGGGATGACCGGCTTGAACGTCGTGTCGTCGTGGACGAATCCACGCGCCAGGAAGTCCGGTGGCTCGGCCAGCTTGCCGGTGTGGGCGTCGACCAGCAGGACGACGGTGACGACGCCCTCCTCGCCGAGCGTGCGCCGGTCCTTCAGGTTCGCCTCGGTCACCCCACCGACGGTCATCGCGTCGACGTACACGTACCCGGCCTCGACCTTGCCGGTGATCCTCGCCCGGCCCTTGTGCAGGTCGACGACCACGCCGTCCTCGGCGATGATCACGCGATCGGCCGGTACGCCGGTACTGACCGCGAGCGCCGCGTTCGCCTTCAGGTGCCGGAACTCGCCGTGCACCGGCAGCACGTTGCGCGGCTCGACCAGGTTGTAGCAGTAGACCAGCTCGCCGGCGCTGGCGTGCCCGGACACGTGCACCTTCGCGTTGCCCTTGTGCACGACGTTCGCGCCCCAGCGGATCAGGCCGTTGATCACCGCGTAGATCGCGTTCTCGTTGCCGGGGATCAGCGAGCTGGCCATCAGCACCGTGTCGCCCTCGCCGATCCGGATCATGTGGTCGCGGTTCGCCATCCGCGACAGCGCCGCCATCGGCTCACCCTGCGACCCGGTGCAGACCAGCGTGACCTTGCGGTCCGGCAGCTGCTCGAGCTCCTTCAGGTCGACGATCAGGCCCTTCGGCACGTTCAGGTAGCCCAGGTCGCGGGCGATCCCCATGTTGCGCACCATCGAGCGCCCGACGAACGCGACCTTGCGGCCGCCCGCCTTCGCGGCGTCCAGCACCTGCTGGATCCGGTGCACGTGGCTGGCGAAGCTGGACACGATGATGCGGCCGGGCGCCGTACGGAAGACGGCGTCGATCGCCGGACCGAGGTCCTTCTCGGCGGTGGTGAAGCCCGGGACGTCGGCGTTCGTCGAGTCGGTCATGAACAGGTCGACGCCCTCCTCACCGAGCCGGGCGAACCCGCGCAGGTCGGTGAGCCGGCGGTCGAGCGGGAACTGGTCCATCTTGAAGTCGCCGGTGTGCAGGACCAGGCCGGCCTTGGTCCGGATCGCGACCGCGAGGCCGTCCGGGATCGAGTGGTTGACCGCGAGGAACTCGCACTCGAACGGCCCGAACTGCCGCTTCTCGTCCTCCTTCACCTCCACCGTCACCGGCTTGATCCGGTGCTCCTTGAGCTTGGAGGTGATGAACGCCAGCGTCAGCTTCGAGCCGACCACCGGGATGTCGCCGCGTTCCTTCAGCAGGTACGGCACCCCACCGATGTGGTCCTCGTGCCCGTGGGTGAGAACGATCGCCTCGATCTTGTCCAGGCGGTCCCGGATCCAGCCGAAATCAGGCAGGATCACGTCGACGCCGGGCTGGTGCTCCTCGGGGAACAGCACACCGCAGTCGACCACCAGCAACTTGCCCCGGTGCTCGAACACGGTCATGTTCCGGCCGATCTCACCCAGACCGCCGAGAGCGACCACGCGCAGGGCGTCGTCGGGAAGGCGGGGCGGCTGACCGAGATCGGGATGCGGATGACTCATAGCCCGGACGGTATCCGAGCCCCCCGTCACACCGTGGCACCGACCTCACTTCCACCGGTGTGACCAGCACCTCAGAACAAACTTCCGCGGGTCCGCCGGCGAGGTGGCGAAGGGTAATCCGACGTCTTCGCGGACCCGCTCGGACCGGTCAACGGCGTACCCGGTAGCGCAGGTGGAGCACCCGGTCACCCTGGATCACGTCGGGGTCCTCCAGCAGGTGCTGGGCGTCGACCGAGCCGAAGTACCGCTTACCGGAGCCGAGCACGGCCGGTACGACGTCCATCCGCACCTCGTCGACCAGCCCCGCGGCGAGCGCCTGCCCACCGACGTCGCCGGCGGCGATCTCGACGATGCGGTCACCCGCGAGCTCCTGCGCCTTGGCCACGGCCGCCTCGACCCCGTCGACGAAGTGGAACGGCGCCTCCGGGTCCCAGCCCTCGGGCGCAGGCCGGTGGGTCACGACGACCACGTGGTCGATCCCGGCCGGGGGCTTCCCGTCCCAGCCGTCGGTCAGGTCGAAGACACGGCGGCCGGCGACGGTCACCCCGATCTGGTCCCAGTACGCCCGGGTGTAGTCGTAGGAGACCTGCGACACCTTGACCACGCCGCTCTCGTCCAGCGGGACGTCGCCACTGGTCAGCCAGTCGAAGAGCGGTCCGGGCTGGTCGTTCTCGTCCGCGACGAAACCGTCCACCGACACCGAGCTGTACATGACCACCGTGCCCACGGGAGTCTCCTTCTGTTCGAGGTGGCCCGAATGTAGCGGCGCACGACCCCGTCCTTCTTGTAAGAAATCAATCGGCCGGCAGCGGCCAGCTGTCCAGCGTGTGGCCCGGGTGCTCGCGCAGGAACCGCCGCCGCACTTCGACGTACCGGGTCGGCGTGAGCCCGGTGAACGCCCGGAACTCGTGACCGAAGTGGGCCTGGTCGAAGTAGCCCGCCCGAGCGGCGACGTCGCTCCAGTCGACCGGTTCGGCCGGGTCGATCGCGAGCACGGTGGTGGTGAAGCGGTAACTGCGGGCCAGCCGCTTCGGCGTGACGCCGACGAGCTCCTTGAACCGCTGCGCCAGATGAGTCGTGCTGACACCGGCCGCCACGCTCAGGTCGCCGATCGACACCGCACCGCCGGTCGCCGCGATGACACCGCCCGTACGCCGGACAAGCTCCATCCCGGCGGTCTCACGCAGCCGTCGTACCAGCTCCTCCTCGAGCAGCGTCAGCATCTCGTGCGGTCCGCCCGCCGTCGCCAGCCGGTCGCGCAACTCGGCCACGGCCGGCCGCCCCCAAACCTGCTCGATCGTCACCGGCCGATTACACAGCTCCGCCGCAGGCATCGGCAGAAACGCCGCCGGCCCCCACGGCTTGAAGTGCACCCCGACGGACCGGGTCCGGAACGGATAACTGAACTCCACCGCGCGGGTCGGCGTCGTGAGCACGCAGCCGTCGGCGTACTCGGCCATCTCGAGCTCGGTCCCACCCCGAATCCGGAACGGTTCCCCCAGATTGACGATGAGCAACGCCGAAGGACTCGGCGGCAGCATCAGCCGGGCGTACGGCGGCGTCCCTTCCAGGTAGTAGAGATCGTCGATCACCCCGTCCAGCGGCGACCGCGGCACTCTGGACACGTACTCCATCCCCCCAGCATCGCCGACAGCCCGCCTGTGGTGCACGCCTGGATCAGTCGATCGCTCCGGATCGCAACAGAAGTTGCTACCGTCATGACTCGGGGGATCGTCAAGGAGGCCGAAGTGTTCGAGTTCTCGTGGGTTGACGCGCTCTTGGTCGCTGTCGCGATCTACCTTCTCGGCCTGCTGATCCGGCGCCTGTTCAGAGCGTTGTCGTCACGGCGCCGCCCGGTCGAAA
The Kribbella italica DNA segment above includes these coding regions:
- a CDS encoding IclR family transcriptional regulator domain-containing protein, translating into MPGSVQSIERAAAVLRLLAAAPNGLGVADLGNALGLAKATVHGIVRTLHQVGFVEQDRSGAHYRLSDAFGRLGETYLDPNELRSRAINWADSLASRSGEVVRVGRLVEGKVVVVHHVFRPDDSDQDLDVGTTLPPHATALGKAVLAFDTSGAAKPKTLEAFTTRTILEPARLADELAAVRAKGWAGEFEEHTVELAGIAAPIRGLGGLVVGAVGLTGRIERICDTRLRHRTDLVTMVRATAEAIGRDLRDDG
- a CDS encoding ABC transporter ATP-binding protein, encoding MTAEPVQPAVAIATFGLGRSYGAGETRIDALADVSVQFGQGRFTAIMGPSGSGKSTLLHCLAGLDRPTSGQVFLGDVDLTRLTEKALTHLRRDRVGFVFQAFNLVPTLTALENITLPLTLANRKPDQAWLDLIVETVGLKDRLHHKPSELSGGQQQRVACARALASRPHVVFADEPTGNLDSRASADVLAFLHRSVREFGQTVVMVTHDPTAAAYADRVLFLADGRLREELVDPTAESVLDTMKRLETPGTAQATASAGRPSQASDGTTPDPQAQAG
- a CDS encoding helix-turn-helix domain-containing protein, which encodes MEYVSRVPRSPLDGVIDDLYYLEGTPPYARLMLPPSPSALLIVNLGEPFRIRGGTELEMAEYADGCVLTTPTRAVEFSYPFRTRSVGVHFKPWGPAAFLPMPAAELCNRPVTIEQVWGRPAVAELRDRLATAGGPHEMLTLLEEELVRRLRETAGMELVRRTGGVIAATGGAVSIGDLSVAAGVSTTHLAQRFKELVGVTPKRLARSYRFTTTVLAIDPAEPVDWSDVAARAGYFDQAHFGHEFRAFTGLTPTRYVEVRRRFLREHPGHTLDSWPLPAD
- a CDS encoding ABC transporter permease — protein: MLKLGLRSVLAHRLRFVLCTVAVLLGIGFVSGAMVFSDTLSAALKKNFAGATADLTVTPASPLSAGTPTLSIEIADRIAAVPGVAAADAQLLVPDVEILAKDGQPIDTYSLATFGTSWPHDERTAPFKLLQGTQPWGTEQLTLDRNTADREGFEVGQKVKVVTPARAVTATLTGLTTPGLSGTSAGAPLVAFDSATAQLLLLGKPGWTSIGVALQPGQNPDAVSSTIRTTIGDTVEVRTAAEVTADGESALDDTFGGLTAALLLFAGLALFVSTFLIVNTFAMVVAQRSRELALLRAVGASGGQVTGTVLAEALVIGVIGSTLGLLLGVGGAGAIQYLYQRLDLAIPSAALQVSPATIIASYLLGVGITTAAAYPAARRAGKLSPVVALRADPTIPERSLVVRVVIGGFLLLMAVLLLLISLTADGLPGAVLVGLTTALVLLGLVMTLPLISRYAVRGLMLPLGRRAAVVLGRRNAERNPRRTAATASALMISLALVSGLFVIASSAKASVDQGIADAIGTSELVVTSDRPFSTAVGDQLATVQGISGVHRVRQSAGEVDDRPVTVAGVSDGTLDGPITATATAGSLESLAQGQVVLPRNLANQLELAVGETFTLTTSTGKHQLTVGAVIAPNHQVDAVLTSLPKFTELGGGEIDATLYLEVADGTDPATVGPAVARAIQDYPSVAVRDQQAYAAAERAPINGILGIVGALLGFAVLIALLGVVNTLALGVVERTRELGLLRAIGMDRPQVRRMLQVEAVAIALFGAVLGLLVGGFAGAAVQHVMADDGLGVLDVPVLQLVAAVVVAAVVGVLAAIWPSRRAARLDVLQAIATE
- a CDS encoding dihydrofolate reductase family protein, which gives rise to MGTVVMYSSVSVDGFVADENDQPGPLFDWLTSGDVPLDESGVVKVSQVSYDYTRAYWDQIGVTVAGRRVFDLTDGWDGKPPAGIDHVVVVTHRPAPEGWDPEAPFHFVDGVEAAVAKAQELAGDRIVEIAAGDVGGQALAAGLVDEVRMDVVPAVLGSGKRYFGSVDAQHLLEDPDVIQGDRVLHLRYRVRR
- a CDS encoding ribonuclease J; this encodes MSHPHPDLGQPPRLPDDALRVVALGGLGEIGRNMTVFEHRGKLLVVDCGVLFPEEHQPGVDVILPDFGWIRDRLDKIEAIVLTHGHEDHIGGVPYLLKERGDIPVVGSKLTLAFITSKLKEHRIKPVTVEVKEDEKRQFGPFECEFLAVNHSIPDGLAVAIRTKAGLVLHTGDFKMDQFPLDRRLTDLRGFARLGEEGVDLFMTDSTNADVPGFTTAEKDLGPAIDAVFRTAPGRIIVSSFASHVHRIQQVLDAAKAGGRKVAFVGRSMVRNMGIARDLGYLNVPKGLIVDLKELEQLPDRKVTLVCTGSQGEPMAALSRMANRDHMIRIGEGDTVLMASSLIPGNENAIYAVINGLIRWGANVVHKGNAKVHVSGHASAGELVYCYNLVEPRNVLPVHGEFRHLKANAALAVSTGVPADRVIIAEDGVVVDLHKGRARITGKVEAGYVYVDAMTVGGVTEANLKDRRTLGEEGVVTVVLLVDAHTGKLAEPPDFLARGFVHDDTTFKPVIPVIEEALARAASEAIGDASQLEQLVGRAVGNWTYRHWRRRPVVIPVVIDA